A DNA window from Centropristis striata isolate RG_2023a ecotype Rhode Island chromosome 10, C.striata_1.0, whole genome shotgun sequence contains the following coding sequences:
- the atp5mc3a gene encoding ATP synthase membrane subunit c locus 3a: protein MYACAKFVSTPALVRAGSRALYRPLSASVLSRPELKTESTVAVMPQSPLTQATLRGFQTSAISRDIDTAAKFIGAGAATVGVAGSGAGIGTVFGSLIIGYARNPSLKQQLFSYAILGFALSEAMGLFCLMVAFLILFAM from the exons ATGTACGCCTGTGCAAAGTTCGTCTCCACGCCGGCTCTG GTCCGTGCTGGTTCCCGGGCTCTTTACAGACCCCTCTCTGCCTCTGTGCTGTCCAGGCCAGAGCTGAAAACAGAG AGCACTGTTGCTGTGATGCCACAGAGCCCCCTCACCCAGGCCACACTGAGGGGCTTCCAGACCAGCGCTATCAGCAGGGACATTGACACCGCTGCAAAGTTCATCGGTGCCGGAGCTGCCACAGTCGGAGTAGCTGGATCCGGAGCTGGAATTGGGACTGTGTTCGGCAGTCTCATTATCGGTTATGCTAG gaaCCCATCTCTGAAGCAGCAGCTGTTCTCATATGCTATCCTGGGATTTGCTCTGTCTGAAGCTATGGGACTGTTCTGTTTGATGGTGGCTTTCCTTATCCTGTTTGCTATGTAA